A genome region from Apus apus isolate bApuApu2 chromosome 2, bApuApu2.pri.cur, whole genome shotgun sequence includes the following:
- the WASHC5 gene encoding WASH complex subunit 5 isoform X1, which translates to MVDFLAENNLCGQAILRIVSCGNAIIAELLRLSEFIPGVFRLKDKADQQKYGDIIFDFSYFKGPETCEGKLEAKPELLDLDEEFRENNIEILTRFYLAFQSVHKYIVDLNRYLDDLNEGIYIQQTLETVLLNEDGKQLLCEALYLYGVMLLVIDQKIEGEVRERMLVSYYRYSAARSSADSNLDDVCKLLRSTGYSSQPGAKRPPNYPESYFSRVPISDTFISMVIGRLRSDDIYNQVSAYPLPEHRSTALATQAAMLYVILYFEPSILHTQQAKMREIVDKYFPDNWVISIYMGITVNLAEAWEPYKAAKTALNYTLDLSNIKEQASRYAAVSERVHTQVHQFLKEGCLREELVLDNIPKLLNCLRDCNVAIRWLMLHTADTACDPNNKRLRQIKDQILTDSRYNPRILFRLLLDTAQFEFILKEMFKQMLLEKQTKWENYKKEGSERMTELADVFSGVKPLTRVEKNENLQAWFREISKQIMSLNYDDSTAAGRKTVQLIQALEEVQEFHQLESNLQVCQFLADTRKFLHHMIRTINIKEEVLITMQIVGDLSYAWQLIDSFTSIMQESIRVSPSMVTKLRATFLKLASALDLPLLRINQANSPDLLSVSQYYSGELVSYVRKVLQIIPESMFTSLLKIIKLQTHDIIEVPTRLDKDKIRDYAQLGPRYEVAKLTHAISIFTEGILMMKTTLVGIIKVDPKQLLEDGIRKELVKRVALALHRGLIFNPRAKPSELMPKLKDMAATMDGFHRSFEYIQDYVNIYGLKIWQEEVSRIINYNVEQECNNFLRTKIQDWQSMYQSTHIPIPKFTPVDESVTFIGRLCREILRITDPKITCYIDQMNTWYDVKTHQEVTNSRLFSEIQDTLGTFGLNGLDRLLCFMIVKELQNFLSMFQKNIMRDRTVQDTLKALMNAVSPLKGIIANSNKVYSAAIAKTQKIWTAYLDSIMKVGQMQILRRQITNELNYSCRFDSKHLAAALENLNKAILADIEAHYQNPSLPYPKEDNTLLYEITAYLEAAGIHNPLNKIYITTKRLPYFPTVNFLFLISQFPKLQYNRNLGVVCKRPADQIDWLPLVLGLLTLLKQFHSRYTEQFLALIGQFIRSTMEQCTSQKIPEMPADVVGALMFLEDYIRYTKLPRKVVEAHVPSFIFDEFRTVL; encoded by the exons GGGCCTGAGACATGTGAAGGCAAACTGGAAGCCAAACCTGAGTTACTGGATTTAGATGAAGAATTTCGTGAAAACAACATTGAAATTTTGACAAGATTTTATCTAGCTTTTCAGAGTGTGCATAAATACATTGTAGATTTAAACAG ATACTTAGATGACCTCAATGAAGGAATTTACATTCAGCAAACATTAGAAACAGTCCTCCTTAATGAAGATGGAAAACAGCTTCTA TGTGAAGCACTCTATTTATATGGAGTCATGCTACTGGTCATTGACCAGAAAATTGAAGGAGAAGTCAGAGAGAGAATGTTGGTTTCCTACTACAGATACAG TGCAGCCCGATCCTCTGCTGATTCCAATTTAGATGATGTCTGTAAACTGCTTCGAAGCACTGGATACTCAAGCCAGCCTGGAGCTAAACGACCTCCCAACTACCCTGAGAGCTACTTCAGCAGGGTGCCCATCAGTGACACCTTCATTAGCATGGTTATTGGCCGCTTGCGGTCTGATGACATTTATAACCAG GTTTCTGCATATCCGTTACCAGAACACCGCAGCACTGCCCTAGCTACTCAGGCTGCCATGCTCTATGTGATACTGTATTTTGAACCTTCTATTCTTCACACTCAACAAGCCAAAATGAGAGAGATCGTGGACAAATACTTTCCAGATAATTgg GTTATTAGTATTTACATGGGAATCACTGTAAATCTAGCAGAAGCATGGGAACCCTACAAAGCTGCTAAAACTGCCCTCAACTACACGCTGGATCTTTCAAATATCAAAGAGCAG GCAAGTAGGTACGCTGCAGTCAGTGAGCGAGTGCACACTCAGGTGCACCAGTTTCTCAAAGAGGGGTGTCTGagggaggagctggtgctggacAACATCCCCAAGCTGCTGAACTGCCTGCGAGACTGCAATGTCGCCATCCGCTGGCTGATGCTTCACACTGCAGACACAG CTTGTGATCCAAATAACAAACGTCTCCGCCAGATAAAGGATCAGATTCTCACAGATTCAAGGTACAATCCCAGGATCCTTTTCCGGCTTCTTCTGGATACAGCTCAGTTtgaattcattttaaaagag ATGTTCAAGCAGATGctgttagaaaaacaaacaaaatgggAGAACTATAAAAAAGAGGGATCTGAAAGGATGACTGAGCTTGCTGACGTCTTCTCCGGCGTTAAACCTCTTACTAGAGTGGAGAAAAATG AAAATCTACAAGCTTGGTTCAGAGAAATCTCCAAGCAGATAATGTCTCTAAATTACGATGATTCcactgcagcaggcagaaaaaCTGTGCAGCTGATACAGGCATTGGAAGAG gtccAAGAGTTTCACCAGCTGGAATCTAACCTGCAAGTTTGCCAGTTTCTGGCTGACACCCGCAAATTTCTCCATCACATGATCCGAACTATCAACATTAAAGAAGAAGTCTTGATCACCATGCAGATAGTTGGTGATCTTTCTTATGCTTGGCAATTAATTGACAG CTTTACATCCATTATGCAGGAAAGCATAAGAGTCAGTCCATCTATGGTAACCAAACTCAGAGCCACTTTTCTAAAG CTTGCTTCTGCTCTTGACCTGCCACTTCTCCGCATCAATCAAGCAAACAGTCCTGATCTTCTCAGTGTATCACAGTATTATTCTGGTGAACTGGTTTCCTATGTTAGAAAG GTTCTACAGATAATTCCAGAAAGCATGTTTACATCTCTTCTCAAAATTATAAAGCTTCAGACTCATGATATTATTGAAGTGCCTACTCGCCTTGATAAGGACAAGATAAGAGATTATGCTCAGCTGGGACCACGATACGAG GTTGCCAAGCTAACCCATGCAATTTCAATCTTCACTGAAGGCATCCTCATGATGAAAACCACTTTAGTTGGTATCATCAAG GTGGATCCAAAACAGTTACTAGAGGATGGAATAAGGAAGGAGCTGGTAAAACGGGTAGCTCTGGCACTTCACAGGGGACTCATCTTTAATCCTAGAGCCAAG CCAAGTGAACTGATGCCCAAACTGAAGGACATGGCAGCTACGATGGATGGGTTCCATCGATCATTTGAATATATCCAGGATTATGTCAACATATATGGTTTAAAAATTTGGCAAGAGGAAGTGTCTCGTATTATTAACTACAATGTGGAACAGGAGTGCAATAACTTCTTAAGAACAAAG attCAAGACTGGCAAAGCATGTATCAGTCCACTCATATTCCTATACCAAAATTCACACCTGTGGATGAATCTGTAACATTTATTGGTCGGCTTTGTAGAGAAATCCTGAGGATCACAGACCCAAA GATCACATGTTACATTGACCAAATGAACACCTGGTATGATGTGAAAACTCATCAGGAAGTAACAAACAGTCGTCTCTTCTCAGAGATCCAAGATACTTTAGGTACCTTTGGTCTCAATGGTTTAGACAGGTTGCTGTGTTTCATGATCGTAAAGGAGCTGCAG AATTTCCTCAGtatgtttcagaaaaatattatgcGTGACAGGACAGTACAGGATACCTTAAAAGCACTTATGAATGCTGTCAGTCCTCTCAAAGGAATTATAG CAAATTCAAACAAGGTTTATTCCGCAGCAATTGCAAAAACTCAGAAGATCTGGACAGCATATTTAGATTCCATAATGAAG GTTGGTCAGATGCAGATTCTAAGACGACAGATTACCAACGAGCTGAATTATTCCTGCAGGTTTGACTCCAAGCacttggctgctgctctggaaaaCCTCAATAA aGCAATACTGGCTGACATTGAAGCACATTATCAGAACCCATCACTACCTTATCCTAAAGAAGACAACACTCTTTTGTATGAAATCACAGCTTATCTGGAAGCAGCTGGCATTCACAATCCATTAAATAAG atcTACATAACTACAAAACGTTTGCCATATTTTCCCACTGTCAACTTCCTATTCCTCATCTCCCAGTTTCCGAAACTTCAGTACAACAGAAATTTAG GAGTGGTGTGCAAGAGGCCAGCTGATCAAATTGACTGGCTCCCTTTAGTTCTGGGACTCCTTACCCTGTTGAAACAGTTTCACTCAAGATACACAGAACAATTTCTGGCTCTGATTGGTCAGTTTATTCGTTCCACGATGGAGCAGTGCACAAG CCAGAAGATACCAGAAATGCCTGCTGATGTTGTGGGTGCCCTCATGTTCCTGGAAGATTACATTCGCTACACGAAGTTACCAAGAAAG gttGTTGAAGCACATGTGCCTAGCTTCATTTTTGATGAGTTCAGAACTGTTCTATGA
- the WASHC5 gene encoding WASH complex subunit 5 isoform X2, with protein sequence MVDFLAENNLCGQAILRIVSCGNAIIAELLRLSEFIPGVFRLKDKADQQKYGDIIFDFSYFKGPETCEGKLEAKPELLDLDEEFRENNIEILTRFYLAFQSVHKYIVDLNRYLDDLNEGIYIQQTLETVLLNEDGKQLLCEALYLYGVMLLVIDQKIEGEVRERMLVSYYRYSAARSSADSNLDDVCKLLRSTGYSSQPGAKRPPNYPESYFSRVPISDTFISMVIGRLRSDDIYNQVSAYPLPEHRSTALATQAAMLYVILYFEPSILHTQQAKMREIVDKYFPDNWVISIYMGITVNLAEAWEPYKAAKTALNYTLDLSNIKEQASRYAAVSERVHTQVHQFLKEGCLREELVLDNIPKLLNCLRDCNVAIRWLMLHTADTACDPNNKRLRQIKDQILTDSRYNPRILFRLLLDTAQFEFILKEMFKQMLLEKQTKWENYKKEGSERMTELADVFSGVKPLTRVEKNENLQAWFREISKQIMSLNYDDSTAAGRKTVQLIQALEEVQEFHQLESNLQVCQFLADTRKFLHHMIRTINIKEEVLITMQIVGDLSYAWQLIDSFTSIMQESIRVSPSMVTKLRATFLKLASALDLPLLRINQANSPDLLSVSQYYSGELVSYVRKVLQIIPESMFTSLLKIIKLQTHDIIEVPTRLDKDKIRDYAQLGPRYEVAKLTHAISIFTEGILMMKTTLVGIIKVDPKQLLEDGIRKELVKRVALALHRGLIFNPRAKPSELMPKLKDMAATMDGFHRSFEYIQDYVNIYGLKIWQEEVSRIINYNVEQECNNFLRTKIQDWQSMYQSTHIPIPKFTPVDESVTFIGRLCREILRITDPKITCYIDQMNTWYDVKTHQEVTNSRLFSEIQDTLGTFGLNGLDRLLCFMIVKELQNFLSMFQKNIMRDRTVQDTLKALMNAVSPLKGIIANSNKVYSAAIAKTQKIWTAYLDSIMKVGQMQILRRQITNELNYSCRFDSKHLAAALENLNKAILADIEAHYQNPSLPYPKEDNTLLYEITAYLEAAGIHNPLNKEWCARGQLIKLTGSL encoded by the exons GGGCCTGAGACATGTGAAGGCAAACTGGAAGCCAAACCTGAGTTACTGGATTTAGATGAAGAATTTCGTGAAAACAACATTGAAATTTTGACAAGATTTTATCTAGCTTTTCAGAGTGTGCATAAATACATTGTAGATTTAAACAG ATACTTAGATGACCTCAATGAAGGAATTTACATTCAGCAAACATTAGAAACAGTCCTCCTTAATGAAGATGGAAAACAGCTTCTA TGTGAAGCACTCTATTTATATGGAGTCATGCTACTGGTCATTGACCAGAAAATTGAAGGAGAAGTCAGAGAGAGAATGTTGGTTTCCTACTACAGATACAG TGCAGCCCGATCCTCTGCTGATTCCAATTTAGATGATGTCTGTAAACTGCTTCGAAGCACTGGATACTCAAGCCAGCCTGGAGCTAAACGACCTCCCAACTACCCTGAGAGCTACTTCAGCAGGGTGCCCATCAGTGACACCTTCATTAGCATGGTTATTGGCCGCTTGCGGTCTGATGACATTTATAACCAG GTTTCTGCATATCCGTTACCAGAACACCGCAGCACTGCCCTAGCTACTCAGGCTGCCATGCTCTATGTGATACTGTATTTTGAACCTTCTATTCTTCACACTCAACAAGCCAAAATGAGAGAGATCGTGGACAAATACTTTCCAGATAATTgg GTTATTAGTATTTACATGGGAATCACTGTAAATCTAGCAGAAGCATGGGAACCCTACAAAGCTGCTAAAACTGCCCTCAACTACACGCTGGATCTTTCAAATATCAAAGAGCAG GCAAGTAGGTACGCTGCAGTCAGTGAGCGAGTGCACACTCAGGTGCACCAGTTTCTCAAAGAGGGGTGTCTGagggaggagctggtgctggacAACATCCCCAAGCTGCTGAACTGCCTGCGAGACTGCAATGTCGCCATCCGCTGGCTGATGCTTCACACTGCAGACACAG CTTGTGATCCAAATAACAAACGTCTCCGCCAGATAAAGGATCAGATTCTCACAGATTCAAGGTACAATCCCAGGATCCTTTTCCGGCTTCTTCTGGATACAGCTCAGTTtgaattcattttaaaagag ATGTTCAAGCAGATGctgttagaaaaacaaacaaaatgggAGAACTATAAAAAAGAGGGATCTGAAAGGATGACTGAGCTTGCTGACGTCTTCTCCGGCGTTAAACCTCTTACTAGAGTGGAGAAAAATG AAAATCTACAAGCTTGGTTCAGAGAAATCTCCAAGCAGATAATGTCTCTAAATTACGATGATTCcactgcagcaggcagaaaaaCTGTGCAGCTGATACAGGCATTGGAAGAG gtccAAGAGTTTCACCAGCTGGAATCTAACCTGCAAGTTTGCCAGTTTCTGGCTGACACCCGCAAATTTCTCCATCACATGATCCGAACTATCAACATTAAAGAAGAAGTCTTGATCACCATGCAGATAGTTGGTGATCTTTCTTATGCTTGGCAATTAATTGACAG CTTTACATCCATTATGCAGGAAAGCATAAGAGTCAGTCCATCTATGGTAACCAAACTCAGAGCCACTTTTCTAAAG CTTGCTTCTGCTCTTGACCTGCCACTTCTCCGCATCAATCAAGCAAACAGTCCTGATCTTCTCAGTGTATCACAGTATTATTCTGGTGAACTGGTTTCCTATGTTAGAAAG GTTCTACAGATAATTCCAGAAAGCATGTTTACATCTCTTCTCAAAATTATAAAGCTTCAGACTCATGATATTATTGAAGTGCCTACTCGCCTTGATAAGGACAAGATAAGAGATTATGCTCAGCTGGGACCACGATACGAG GTTGCCAAGCTAACCCATGCAATTTCAATCTTCACTGAAGGCATCCTCATGATGAAAACCACTTTAGTTGGTATCATCAAG GTGGATCCAAAACAGTTACTAGAGGATGGAATAAGGAAGGAGCTGGTAAAACGGGTAGCTCTGGCACTTCACAGGGGACTCATCTTTAATCCTAGAGCCAAG CCAAGTGAACTGATGCCCAAACTGAAGGACATGGCAGCTACGATGGATGGGTTCCATCGATCATTTGAATATATCCAGGATTATGTCAACATATATGGTTTAAAAATTTGGCAAGAGGAAGTGTCTCGTATTATTAACTACAATGTGGAACAGGAGTGCAATAACTTCTTAAGAACAAAG attCAAGACTGGCAAAGCATGTATCAGTCCACTCATATTCCTATACCAAAATTCACACCTGTGGATGAATCTGTAACATTTATTGGTCGGCTTTGTAGAGAAATCCTGAGGATCACAGACCCAAA GATCACATGTTACATTGACCAAATGAACACCTGGTATGATGTGAAAACTCATCAGGAAGTAACAAACAGTCGTCTCTTCTCAGAGATCCAAGATACTTTAGGTACCTTTGGTCTCAATGGTTTAGACAGGTTGCTGTGTTTCATGATCGTAAAGGAGCTGCAG AATTTCCTCAGtatgtttcagaaaaatattatgcGTGACAGGACAGTACAGGATACCTTAAAAGCACTTATGAATGCTGTCAGTCCTCTCAAAGGAATTATAG CAAATTCAAACAAGGTTTATTCCGCAGCAATTGCAAAAACTCAGAAGATCTGGACAGCATATTTAGATTCCATAATGAAG GTTGGTCAGATGCAGATTCTAAGACGACAGATTACCAACGAGCTGAATTATTCCTGCAGGTTTGACTCCAAGCacttggctgctgctctggaaaaCCTCAATAA aGCAATACTGGCTGACATTGAAGCACATTATCAGAACCCATCACTACCTTATCCTAAAGAAGACAACACTCTTTTGTATGAAATCACAGCTTATCTGGAAGCAGCTGGCATTCACAATCCATTAAATAAG GAGTGGTGTGCAAGAGGCCAGCTGATCAAATTGACTGGCTCCCTTTAG